A single window of Neosynechococcus sphagnicola sy1 DNA harbors:
- a CDS encoding divergent PAP2 family protein: MMQDVSTILHNRILLVALIACLIAQVSKLFVELVRDRKISFRSLVETGGMPSSHSALVAALATEVGQIDGWESTEFAIAALFALIVMYDAAGVRQAAGKQARILNQIIDEVFSR, from the coding sequence ATGATGCAGGACGTGAGTACAATTCTCCACAACCGGATCCTGCTGGTTGCATTGATTGCTTGTCTGATTGCCCAGGTTTCTAAATTGTTCGTCGAGTTAGTTCGCGATCGCAAGATCAGCTTCCGGAGTCTGGTGGAAACTGGGGGGATGCCAAGTTCCCACTCAGCATTAGTGGCTGCCTTGGCAACCGAGGTGGGGCAGATCGATGGCTGGGAAAGTACTGAATTTGCGATCGCCGCGTTGTTTGCCCTGATTGTCATGTACGATGCCGCTGGGGTGCGGCAAGCAGCTGGGAAGCAGGCACGGATTTTGAATCAAATTATTGATGAAGTTTTTTCAAGGTAA
- the trpS gene encoding tryptophan--tRNA ligase produces MVKQRVLSGVQPTGNLHLGNYLGAIRNWVDGQSQYENFFCVVDLHAITVPHNPATLREDTYAIAALYLACGIDLSHATIFVQSHIPAHCELTWLFNCITPLNWLDDMIQFKEKATKQGENVSIGLLDYPVLMAADILLYQADKVPVGEDQKQHLELTRDIAVRFNHQFGQGEKILKLPEPMIRPEGARVMSLADGTRKMSKSDPSDLSRINLLDSPEQIQKKIKSCKTDSIRGLAFSSLDRPECHNLLTLYMILSGQSKEAVAAACQDMGWGQFKPLLTEVVISALKPIQDQYQAVMADKGYLNTVLRQGQEKAGAIAHQTLTAVKQAMGYALPL; encoded by the coding sequence ATGGTCAAACAGCGGGTTCTTTCTGGCGTGCAACCCACCGGCAATTTACATTTGGGTAACTATCTAGGAGCGATTCGCAACTGGGTAGACGGGCAGAGCCAGTATGAGAATTTTTTCTGTGTGGTTGATCTGCACGCCATCACCGTTCCCCATAATCCCGCCACCCTCCGGGAGGATACCTACGCGATCGCGGCTCTGTACCTGGCCTGTGGCATCGACTTGAGCCACGCCACTATTTTTGTCCAATCCCACATCCCCGCTCATTGTGAGTTGACTTGGCTGTTTAACTGCATTACTCCCTTGAACTGGTTGGATGACATGATTCAGTTCAAAGAAAAGGCGACTAAACAGGGGGAGAATGTCAGCATCGGTCTCCTCGACTATCCGGTGTTAATGGCAGCGGATATCTTGCTATACCAGGCAGATAAGGTTCCTGTCGGGGAGGATCAGAAGCAGCACTTAGAGTTGACACGGGATATTGCGGTGCGGTTTAACCACCAATTTGGTCAGGGAGAGAAAATTCTCAAACTACCTGAGCCGATGATTCGTCCCGAGGGAGCAAGGGTGATGAGTCTGGCGGATGGTACCCGCAAAATGTCGAAGTCAGACCCCTCCGATCTCAGCCGCATTAACTTATTAGACTCCCCTGAACAAATTCAGAAAAAGATCAAAAGCTGTAAAACCGACTCCATTCGGGGGCTGGCCTTTAGCAGTCTCGATCGCCCGGAATGCCATAACTTGCTCACCCTCTATATGATTCTCTCGGGTCAAAGCAAAGAAGCGGTAGCGGCCGCCTGTCAGGACATGGGTTGGGGGCAATTTAAACCCCTGCTCACCGAGGTAGTAATTTCAGCTCTCAAACCCATTCAAGACCAGTATCAGGCAGTGATGGCCGACAAGGGCTATCTCAACACGGTGTTACGCCAAGGCCAGGAAAAAGCGGGGGCGATCGCCCACCAAACCCTGACGGCGGTAAAGCAAGCCATGGGCTATGCCTTACCACTCTGA
- the ftsH2 gene encoding ATP-dependent zinc metalloprotease FtsH2: MKFSWKTALLWALPLLVIGLFVWQGAFAPAAVNTGRNTASTRMTYGRFLEYLDANRVTSVDLYDNGRTAIVEAIDPELSDRVQRLRVDLPIAAPELISKLRDAKISFDSHPPRNDGAIWGFLGNLIFPVLLLSGLFLLFRRSGNVPGGPGQAMSFGKSKARFMMEAKTGVMFDDVAGIEEAKEELQEVVTFLKKPERFTAVGARIPKGVLLVGPPGTGKTLLAKAIAGEAGVPFFSISGSEFVEMFVGVGASRVRDLFKKAKENAPCIVFIDEIDAVGRQRGAGIGGGNDEREQTLNQLLTEMDGFEGNTGIIVIAATNRPDVLDSALLRPGRFDRQVTVDVPDVKGRLKVLEVHARNKKLAESVSLEAIARRTPGFSGADLANLLNEAAILTARRRKDAITMLEVDDAVDRVVAGMEGTPLVDSKSKRLIAYHEIGHAIVGTLVKDHDPVQKVTLVPRGQARGLTWFAPSEEQGLISRAQILARITGALGGRAAEDVVFGDAEVTTGAGNDLQQVTSMARQMVTRFGMSDLGPLSLEGQTSEVFLGRDLMTRSEYSEEIAARIDNQVRTIVLHCYERALQLMREHRVVMDRLVDLLIEKETIDGEEFRQIVAEYAHVPEKRAFPAPAVNQQFIPNKKRLRIGGVFVSVGNLRLQ; this comes from the coding sequence ATGAAATTTTCCTGGAAAACCGCACTCCTATGGGCGTTACCGCTGCTGGTAATCGGATTGTTTGTTTGGCAGGGAGCCTTTGCCCCCGCTGCTGTAAATACGGGGAGAAACACCGCCAGCACCCGCATGACCTATGGGCGGTTTCTGGAATATCTGGATGCCAACCGGGTCACCAGCGTTGACCTCTATGACAATGGTCGGACTGCAATTGTCGAGGCCATCGATCCAGAATTAAGCGATCGCGTTCAACGACTGCGGGTGGACTTACCCATCGCTGCTCCGGAGTTGATTTCGAAACTGCGAGATGCCAAGATCAGCTTTGATTCCCATCCTCCCCGTAACGATGGGGCAATCTGGGGCTTTTTAGGTAATTTAATCTTTCCCGTACTGCTGTTGTCTGGACTGTTCCTACTGTTCCGTCGCTCTGGCAATGTGCCGGGGGGCCCAGGGCAGGCTATGAGTTTTGGTAAGTCCAAAGCTCGGTTCATGATGGAAGCCAAGACCGGCGTTATGTTTGATGATGTGGCGGGCATTGAGGAAGCCAAGGAAGAACTTCAGGAAGTCGTTACCTTCTTGAAGAAACCCGAACGATTTACCGCCGTAGGTGCCCGGATTCCCAAGGGGGTGCTGTTAGTCGGGCCTCCAGGTACGGGTAAGACCTTGCTGGCAAAGGCGATCGCCGGGGAAGCAGGGGTTCCCTTTTTTAGCATCTCGGGTTCAGAATTTGTCGAGATGTTTGTTGGGGTCGGAGCTTCACGGGTGCGGGATCTGTTCAAAAAGGCGAAGGAAAATGCACCCTGCATTGTTTTTATTGATGAAATTGATGCCGTCGGTCGGCAACGGGGTGCCGGCATTGGCGGCGGTAACGATGAACGGGAGCAAACTCTAAACCAACTGCTGACGGAGATGGATGGGTTCGAGGGCAATACGGGCATTATTGTCATCGCGGCCACCAACCGCCCTGATGTTCTCGACTCCGCCCTGTTGCGTCCGGGGCGGTTTGACCGCCAAGTGACGGTGGATGTCCCCGATGTCAAGGGTCGTCTGAAGGTGCTGGAAGTCCATGCCCGTAATAAAAAGTTAGCGGAGAGCGTTTCCCTAGAGGCGATCGCCCGCCGTACCCCTGGATTTTCTGGCGCTGACCTCGCCAACCTGTTGAATGAAGCAGCAATTCTCACCGCCCGGCGGCGTAAAGACGCGATCACGATGCTAGAAGTTGATGATGCTGTTGATCGGGTGGTGGCAGGAATGGAAGGCACTCCCCTGGTCGATAGCAAGAGCAAGCGGTTGATTGCCTACCACGAAATTGGTCACGCCATTGTCGGTACCTTAGTCAAGGATCACGACCCGGTGCAAAAGGTGACACTGGTTCCCCGAGGGCAGGCTCGGGGACTAACCTGGTTCGCCCCCTCAGAAGAGCAGGGCCTGATCTCTCGGGCTCAGATTCTGGCTCGGATCACCGGAGCCCTGGGGGGTCGGGCAGCAGAAGATGTGGTTTTTGGGGATGCCGAAGTCACGACTGGAGCCGGTAACGATCTGCAACAGGTGACCTCCATGGCCCGTCAAATGGTCACCCGCTTTGGGATGTCCGACTTGGGGCCCCTGTCTCTGGAAGGTCAAACCAGCGAGGTGTTTTTGGGACGGGATTTGATGACCCGCTCAGAATACTCTGAAGAAATTGCCGCCCGGATTGATAACCAAGTCCGCACCATTGTCCTCCATTGCTATGAGCGAGCCTTGCAACTGATGCGGGAGCATCGGGTGGTGATGGATCGCCTCGTCGATCTGCTGATTGAGAAGGAAACCATTGATGGGGAAGAGTTCCGGCAGATTGTTGCCGAGTATGCCCATGTTCCTGAAAAACGAGCCTTTCCTGCCCCAGCTGTAAATCAGCAATTCATCCCTAATAAAAAACGCCTCCGAATTGGGGGCGTTTTTGTCAGTGTGGGGAATTTGAGGCTCCAGTAG
- the crtE gene encoding geranylgeranyl diphosphate synthase CrtE has product MVFTNDIHLPKQGSDFDFFGYLAERQTRVEAALDGALPVIYPEKIYEAMRYSLLAGGKRLRPILCIATCELLGGTLEMAMPTACSLEMIHTMSLIHDDLPAMDNDDFRRGKLTNHKVFGEDIAILAGDGLLAYAFEFIVTQTKSVPADRLLQVIARLGRAVGASGLVGGQVMDLDAEGQPNISLDTLNFIHTHKTGALLEACVVCGGMLAGATAKEVQHLSRYAQNIGLAFQIIDDILDITATRDILGKTAGKDLQAQKATYPSIWGLEESQRHAQQLVINAKAELAIFGEQAHPLIAIADYITSRRH; this is encoded by the coding sequence ATGGTTTTTACAAACGACATCCATTTACCTAAACAGGGCTCTGATTTTGATTTCTTCGGCTATTTAGCAGAGCGACAAACTCGGGTGGAAGCCGCACTGGATGGGGCCCTGCCGGTGATTTATCCTGAGAAGATTTATGAAGCCATGCGCTATTCGCTGTTGGCTGGTGGCAAACGGCTACGGCCCATTCTCTGCATCGCCACCTGTGAACTGCTGGGGGGCACTCTGGAAATGGCCATGCCCACGGCCTGCTCCCTGGAAATGATCCATACCATGTCGCTGATCCATGACGACCTACCGGCGATGGATAATGACGACTTTCGCCGAGGAAAACTTACCAACCATAAGGTGTTTGGTGAAGACATTGCGATTCTAGCGGGGGATGGACTGCTCGCCTATGCCTTTGAATTTATTGTCACCCAGACCAAGAGTGTACCAGCCGATCGCCTATTGCAAGTGATTGCTCGCCTAGGCCGGGCGGTGGGGGCCAGCGGACTGGTGGGGGGGCAGGTGATGGATCTGGATGCCGAGGGGCAGCCCAATATCTCTCTGGATACCCTCAACTTCATCCACACCCATAAAACGGGTGCTCTCCTCGAAGCTTGCGTCGTCTGTGGGGGGATGTTAGCAGGAGCCACCGCCAAGGAAGTGCAGCATTTATCCCGCTATGCCCAAAATATTGGACTGGCATTTCAGATTATTGACGATATCTTAGATATCACCGCTACTCGCGATATTCTTGGCAAGACTGCCGGGAAAGATCTCCAGGCTCAGAAGGCAACCTATCCCAGCATTTGGGGGTTGGAAGAATCCCAGCGCCATGCCCAACAATTGGTGATCAATGCCAAGGCAGAGCTAGCTATTTTTGGGGAACAGGCCCATCCACTGATCGCGATCGCAGACTACATTACCAGTCGTCGCCACTAG
- a CDS encoding transporter associated domain-containing protein produces MITKPVFKIRASIATVNNELDIHLPRDEAATLAGLFLEELDRPPVAGDYLAVDNILLTVLEDGQRVRVRSK; encoded by the coding sequence GTGATCACGAAGCCAGTTTTTAAGATTCGAGCTAGTATTGCTACTGTCAATAATGAATTAGACATTCATCTTCCCCGTGACGAAGCGGCAACCCTGGCAGGGCTGTTTCTGGAAGAACTGGATCGCCCCCCCGTCGCTGGGGACTATCTCGCCGTCGATAATATTCTGCTGACGGTTTTAGAAGATGGCCAGCGGGTGCGGGTCAGATCTAAGTAG
- a CDS encoding tetrahydrofolate dehydrogenase/cyclohydrolase catalytic domain-containing protein, producing the protein MSVPTAQLLDGKLLAQQLQQELKGQIQVLQPTADRPPGLAVLMVGDHPASAAYVRNKERACAAVGIASFGRHYPAMTSQAELAADIQALNQDACVDGILVQLPLPEHLDAIPLLHQIDPAKDADGLHPENLGRLVRGEPGLRSCTPARGDAITSGLRH; encoded by the coding sequence ATGTCTGTACCTACGGCTCAACTTCTTGATGGTAAATTGCTAGCCCAGCAGCTTCAGCAGGAGCTGAAGGGACAGATTCAAGTTTTACAGCCGACTGCCGACCGACCGCCGGGACTGGCGGTATTAATGGTTGGGGATCATCCAGCCAGTGCTGCCTATGTCCGCAATAAAGAACGAGCCTGTGCTGCCGTTGGCATCGCTTCCTTTGGACGGCACTATCCAGCAATGACCAGTCAGGCCGAACTGGCCGCGGACATTCAGGCATTGAATCAAGATGCGTGCGTGGATGGCATTTTGGTGCAGCTCCCCCTCCCAGAACACCTGGATGCAATTCCCCTCCTCCATCAAATTGATCCTGCTAAAGATGCCGATGGGTTGCATCCTGAAAATCTCGGACGACTGGTGCGAGGTGAGCCAGGATTACGCAGTTGTACCCCCGCTCGGGGTGATGCGATTACTTCAGGCCTACGGCATTGA
- a CDS encoding aminotransferase class I/II-fold pyridoxal phosphate-dependent enzyme — MDIIDLGMGNPDGATPQPVVEAAIAAIQNPANHGYPPFMGTASFRHSITAWYQHRYGVALDPEGEALPLLGSKEGLTHLALAYVNPGDLVLVPSPAYPAHFRGPMIAGARIHNLILKPENDWLIDLAAIPDAVAEAAKILYFNYPSNPTAATAPRGVFPGDCRLCPQVRDSVGS, encoded by the coding sequence TTGGACATCATTGACCTCGGCATGGGCAATCCGGATGGAGCCACCCCCCAACCCGTCGTGGAAGCAGCGATCGCAGCGATTCAGAATCCAGCGAACCACGGCTATCCTCCCTTTATGGGCACTGCCAGCTTTCGGCACTCGATTACCGCCTGGTATCAGCATCGCTACGGTGTTGCCCTCGATCCTGAGGGAGAAGCTTTGCCATTGCTAGGGTCTAAGGAAGGGCTGACCCATCTCGCTCTTGCCTACGTGAATCCAGGGGATCTGGTTTTAGTCCCCAGTCCTGCCTATCCCGCCCACTTTCGGGGGCCAATGATTGCAGGAGCCAGAATTCACAACCTGATCCTGAAGCCGGAAAACGACTGGCTCATTGATCTGGCAGCCATCCCAGACGCTGTTGCCGAAGCCGCCAAAATTCTCTACTTTAACTATCCCAGTAATCCCACCGCTGCAACGGCCCCCCGGGGAGTTTTTCCAGGAGATTGTCGCCTTTGCCCACAAGTACGAGATTCTGTTGGTTCATGA
- a CDS encoding methylenetetrahydrofolate reductase, translating to MTSVFRSAAEAGEFLITAEVAPPKGGDPAHMLAMAEILKGRVHAINLTDGSRAVLRMSPVAASVILLLHGIEPICQLACRDRNRIGLQADLMGAHALGIRNILALTGDPVKVGDHPDARSVFDMESVRLLKLIGKLNQGFDWNDRPLTDGVTDLFVGAAVDPQLSSWSGLQRRFEHKLAAGAQFFQSQLICDFERLEKFMSQIAAGCNKPILAGIFLLKSAKNAQFINRCVPGVQIPQSIIDRLDRAENPLQEGVAIAAEQVCLARELCQGVHMMAVKREDLIPQILDKAGIHPLNAP from the coding sequence ATGACCTCTGTTTTTCGTTCGGCTGCTGAGGCAGGCGAGTTCTTAATTACCGCTGAAGTTGCCCCCCCGAAGGGAGGCGATCCAGCCCATATGCTGGCAATGGCAGAGATCCTGAAGGGACGAGTCCACGCCATTAACCTCACCGACGGCAGTCGGGCGGTGCTGCGGATGTCCCCCGTCGCTGCCTCAGTGATTTTGCTCCTCCACGGCATCGAGCCGATTTGTCAGCTTGCCTGCCGCGATCGCAACCGTATTGGCCTCCAGGCTGATCTCATGGGTGCCCATGCCCTAGGCATCCGCAACATCCTGGCGCTGACGGGGGATCCGGTGAAAGTGGGGGATCACCCCGATGCCCGGAGTGTGTTTGACATGGAATCCGTACGGCTGCTGAAACTAATTGGTAAACTCAACCAGGGGTTTGACTGGAATGATCGGCCCTTAACCGATGGTGTTACCGATCTATTTGTCGGGGCGGCGGTTGACCCCCAACTGAGTAGCTGGTCTGGACTGCAACGCCGATTTGAGCACAAGTTAGCCGCAGGGGCCCAGTTTTTCCAGAGCCAGTTAATCTGTGATTTTGAGCGACTGGAAAAATTTATGAGCCAGATTGCGGCGGGGTGTAATAAACCCATCCTGGCAGGGATTTTTCTCTTGAAGTCGGCCAAAAATGCTCAGTTTATCAACCGCTGCGTCCCAGGGGTGCAGATTCCCCAATCCATCATTGACCGCCTCGATCGGGCAGAGAATCCCCTACAAGAGGGAGTGGCGATCGCGGCAGAACAAGTATGCCTCGCCCGAGAACTCTGTCAGGGTGTGCATATGATGGCGGTCAAACGAGAAGATTTAATCCCTCAAATTCTCGACAAAGCGGGAATTCACCCCTTAAATGCACCTTAA
- a CDS encoding iron-containing alcohol dehydrogenase family protein translates to MVFPVLILGWFLCNIIAPSSVPMPNPVSTPALNSVTPMLTIAPTQVFRGSLSQAGSAITRLGQRPLVVGGQRTLGVVRPHLQSLLAANALDGAEADYGGECTEAGFLALRQAVLTHEADFVIGVGGGKALDAAKLLADRCRLPIVTLPTSPATCAAWTALSNVYSPQGAFLYDVSLAHCPALLILDYDLIATAPQRSLVAGIGDALAKWYEASVSSGDSDQALVIAAVQQARVLRDLLFQQAPMALADPGGAVWCQVVEATVLMAGVIGGLGGAQCRTVAAHAVHNGLTHLPACHQMLHGEKVAYGILVQLRLEEMLQGSQLALAARQQLLKFYRHLHLPLHLEDLGLGESTLQELQTVAAIACSPQSDIHRLPFAVTPEQLVAAMGSTLTVPGQESALNPVTVSGPPGSKVS, encoded by the coding sequence ATGGTGTTCCCAGTGCTGATCCTGGGATGGTTTCTCTGCAATATCATTGCGCCCAGCTCTGTTCCCATGCCCAACCCCGTCTCGACTCCGGCATTGAACTCGGTAACCCCAATGCTGACCATCGCCCCGACTCAAGTTTTTCGAGGTTCCCTATCTCAAGCTGGTTCTGCGATTACCCGGTTGGGGCAGCGGCCCTTAGTGGTGGGGGGACAACGAACCCTAGGGGTGGTTCGTCCCCATTTACAATCGCTGCTCGCAGCCAATGCCCTTGATGGGGCTGAGGCCGATTATGGAGGGGAATGTACGGAAGCGGGATTCCTGGCTCTCAGACAGGCCGTTCTCACCCATGAGGCAGACTTCGTTATCGGTGTTGGGGGGGGGAAGGCGCTGGATGCAGCCAAGCTGTTAGCGGATCGGTGTCGGTTACCGATCGTTACCCTTCCTACCTCCCCTGCAACTTGTGCTGCTTGGACAGCGCTTTCCAATGTCTATTCCCCCCAGGGGGCGTTTTTATATGATGTCAGTTTGGCTCACTGCCCTGCCTTGTTAATCTTGGACTATGACCTGATTGCCACGGCTCCACAGCGATCGCTAGTAGCTGGGATTGGTGATGCCCTGGCAAAGTGGTACGAAGCTTCTGTCAGCAGTGGCGATTCCGATCAAGCTCTGGTAATTGCTGCTGTGCAGCAGGCGCGTGTCCTTCGAGATCTGCTGTTTCAGCAAGCTCCCATGGCTCTTGCAGACCCAGGGGGAGCAGTTTGGTGTCAAGTTGTGGAGGCAACGGTGTTGATGGCGGGGGTGATCGGTGGCTTAGGGGGTGCCCAATGCCGCACGGTGGCTGCCCATGCGGTGCACAATGGACTCACCCACCTGCCTGCCTGCCACCAGATGCTGCATGGGGAGAAAGTTGCCTACGGCATTCTGGTGCAACTGCGATTGGAAGAAATGTTGCAGGGTAGTCAACTCGCCCTGGCCGCCCGCCAACAGTTGTTGAAATTTTACCGTCACCTTCACCTGCCCTTACATCTGGAGGATCTGGGACTGGGGGAGAGCACTCTCCAGGAACTCCAAACCGTCGCCGCGATCGCCTGTAGCCCCCAGTCTGATATCCATCGGCTGCCCTTCGCCGTCACCCCAGAACAGTTGGTGGCTGCAATGGGGTCAACCCTGACCGTTCCAGGACAGGAGTCCGCCCTGAATCCCGTTACTGTTTCGGGTCCCCCTGGCAGTAAAGTATCTTAA
- a CDS encoding NIL domain-containing protein, whose protein sequence is MKKRVTLIFPKRSIQMPVTYRLAKDFNVAANIIRAQVAPNQIGKLVVELSGDIDQLEAAIEWMRMQDIGVSLTSRELVINEQACVHCGLCTGVCPTEALTLDPQSFQLTFTRSRCIVCEQCIPTCPVQAISTNL, encoded by the coding sequence GTGAAAAAGCGGGTCACCCTCATCTTCCCTAAGCGTTCGATCCAGATGCCAGTCACCTACCGCCTGGCAAAGGATTTTAATGTCGCGGCCAATATTATTCGTGCCCAGGTTGCTCCCAATCAAATTGGCAAATTGGTGGTAGAGCTATCCGGTGATATCGATCAATTAGAGGCGGCTATTGAATGGATGCGGATGCAGGATATTGGTGTTTCCCTCACCAGCCGCGAACTGGTGATCAACGAACAAGCCTGCGTCCATTGCGGTCTCTGTACCGGAGTTTGTCCAACCGAGGCTCTGACCCTAGACCCTCAAAGCTTTCAACTCACCTTTACGAGATCGCGATGCATTGTCTGTGAGCAATGCATTCCCACCTGTCCCGTGCAGGCTATTTCCACCAATCTTTAG
- a CDS encoding hemolysin family protein, with product MDIAFQLALISGLVLVNGFFAAAEIALVSVSDVRMRSLAERGSKQARLVLKVTEDSTRFLATIQVGITLAGFLTSATAATELAGPLERTLKPFIGKVAEPIALVGVTVIFALITLVVGELVPKKLALRHSEAFALIAIAPIHWLGRVINPMVKSLSEITNLILRVTGNPVGDAEEHISVEEVKAMVDAARTGGAVGEQERRIIYGAVELSNITARAIMVPRVEIQYLKASTTLEEAYQIVSENAHTRLPVCDEDLDNLLGILHVKDLIRPLPGLMQNPPSLRELLRPASYVPEGQPATDLLRHMKKNRLHMMIVRDEFGGTAGLVTLEDVLEEIVGEIRDEYDAEEEREFRHLSDHEASF from the coding sequence ATGGATATTGCCTTTCAGCTTGCCCTGATTAGCGGTCTGGTGCTAGTCAATGGTTTCTTTGCCGCCGCAGAAATTGCGTTGGTTTCTGTGAGCGATGTCCGGATGAGATCTCTCGCTGAACGGGGCAGCAAACAGGCGCGACTGGTACTCAAGGTCACGGAGGATAGCACCCGCTTCCTGGCTACGATTCAAGTGGGCATCACCCTGGCGGGCTTCCTAACATCGGCAACCGCCGCCACAGAACTAGCAGGCCCTTTAGAGCGAACCCTCAAGCCCTTCATCGGGAAAGTGGCGGAACCGATTGCCCTCGTGGGTGTAACCGTGATCTTTGCCCTGATTACCTTAGTGGTGGGGGAACTGGTTCCCAAAAAGCTAGCGTTGCGACACTCGGAAGCCTTTGCCCTGATTGCGATTGCCCCCATTCACTGGCTAGGGCGGGTCATTAACCCGATGGTGAAATCCCTCAGTGAGATCACCAACCTGATCTTGCGCGTCACCGGCAATCCCGTGGGAGACGCGGAAGAACACATCAGCGTCGAAGAAGTGAAAGCCATGGTCGATGCTGCCCGTACTGGGGGAGCAGTGGGCGAACAAGAGCGGCGAATCATCTATGGGGCGGTGGAGCTGAGCAATATTACGGCACGGGCGATTATGGTACCCCGGGTCGAGATTCAGTACTTAAAGGCATCCACAACCTTAGAAGAGGCTTACCAGATTGTTTCTGAGAATGCCCATACTCGCCTGCCCGTCTGCGATGAGGATCTGGATAATCTTTTAGGGATTCTGCACGTTAAGGATTTGATTCGTCCTTTACCCGGATTGATGCAAAATCCTCCCAGTCTCCGGGAATTACTCCGTCCGGCTTCTTATGTGCCTGAAGGTCAACCCGCCACCGATCTGTTGCGCCACATGAAGAAAAATCGTCTGCACATGATGATCGTGCGTGATGAGTTTGGCGGCACCGCTGGCCTGGTCACCCTAGAAGATGTGCTGGAGGAGATTGTTGGCGAAATTCGCGATGAATATGATGCCGAAGAAGAGCGCGAATTTCGTCACCTGAGTGATCACGAAGCCAGTTTTTAA
- a CDS encoding NUDIX domain-containing protein, whose product MIFPAFSIQLIGVFLGGHIEPQETPEAALERELLEEIGYQLPQAELFGYYPDPGVLRHVFAVPLTVEPTVLTLQEGWDLGLFTPEDIQRGDRYSDRAGGVKPLAKPHQQILLDFIAQGGTRLDG is encoded by the coding sequence ATGATATTCCCGGCATTCTCTATCCAGCTCATTGGGGTTTTTTTAGGCGGCCACATTGAACCCCAAGAAACTCCAGAAGCGGCACTGGAGCGGGAACTACTAGAAGAGATTGGCTATCAGTTACCCCAGGCGGAACTCTTCGGCTACTATCCCGATCCGGGGGTATTACGCCATGTCTTTGCCGTGCCCCTCACCGTTGAACCGACGGTCTTAACCCTCCAGGAGGGATGGGACTTGGGACTGTTTACCCCGGAGGATATCCAGCGGGGCGATCGCTACTCCGACCGAGCAGGGGGCGTTAAACCGTTGGCAAAGCCCCATCAACAAATTCTGCTGGATTTTATAGCCCAGGGGGGCACCCGCCTTGATGGATAA
- a CDS encoding divergent PAP2 family protein has translation MKFFQGNHQFNEARLKELLGHTPVQVIVGLLLGIGVSWVAEILY, from the coding sequence ATGAAGTTTTTTCAAGGTAATCATCAATTTAATGAAGCCCGACTCAAAGAACTTCTAGGACATACCCCCGTGCAAGTCATTGTCGGGCTGTTGTTGGGAATTGGCGTCTCTTGGGTGGCAGAGATTCTGTATTAG
- a CDS encoding aminotransferase class I/II-fold pyridoxal phosphate-dependent enzyme, with translation MVHDLCYAELAFDGYQPTSLLEIPGAKEIGVEFHTLSKTYNMAGWRVGFAVGNHQILRGLRTLKTNLDYGIFAALQTAAETALQLPDIYLHEVQARYRSRRDFLIAGLAELGWTVPKPLATMYLWVPCPPGSTSTDFALSVLEQTGVVVTPGNAFGVAGEGYVRISLIAECDRLGEVLRRFKQASICY, from the coding sequence TTGGTTCATGACCTCTGCTATGCCGAATTGGCCTTTGATGGCTATCAACCGACTAGCTTGCTAGAAATTCCAGGGGCGAAAGAGATTGGGGTCGAATTCCACACCCTTTCCAAAACCTATAATATGGCCGGCTGGCGGGTGGGATTCGCCGTCGGCAACCACCAAATCCTCCGGGGATTACGGACGCTGAAAACCAACTTGGACTACGGAATTTTTGCCGCCCTGCAAACGGCGGCAGAGACTGCCCTGCAACTCCCGGATATCTATCTCCATGAGGTTCAAGCCCGATACCGTAGCCGTCGAGACTTTCTGATTGCAGGGCTAGCAGAACTGGGGTGGACGGTGCCTAAACCCTTGGCAACCATGTACCTTTGGGTACCCTGTCCCCCTGGAAGCACCTCCACGGATTTTGCCCTCTCAGTGTTGGAGCAAACCGGAGTCGTGGTCACCCCTGGGAATGCCTTTGGGGTCGCCGGAGAAGGGTATGTCCGCATCAGTTTAATTGCGGAATGCGATCGCCTGGGGGAAGTCCTACGCCGCTTTAAACAGGCTAGTATTTGCTATTAG